The Gemmatimonadota bacterium genome segment GAAACAGTAAAAACGGATCATCCCTCGCGATGATCCGTACTTTATGAGGTAGATGACGCAGTGACTGAAACAACGATCAAACCGAAAGAGAAAATGTCCGAAGCAACCCGAAAGCACGCTTCCGAATCGAACCTGGAAAAGACCAGGAACATCGGGATCATGGCCCATATCGACGCGGGCAAGACGACCACCACCGAACGCATCCTCTATTATACGGGACGCTTGCGGAGAATGGGCGAGGTCCACGACGGCGCCGCGACCATGGACTGGATGGAGCAGGAGCGCGAACGGGGCATCACGATCACGTCCGCGGCCACTACGTCCTTCTGGCGCGACCACCGGATCAATATCATCGATACGCCCGGTCACGTCGACTTCACGGTCGAGGTGGAACGATCGCTGCGCGTGCTTGACGGCTCCGTGGCGATTTTTTGTGCCGTGGGCGGCGTCGAGCCGCAGTCCGAGACCGTGTGGCGTCAGGCCGACAAGTACGGCGTGCCCCGCCTGGCGTACGTGAACAAGATCGACCGCGTCGGGGCGGACTTCCACCAGGTCGTTTCCATGATACACGAACGGCTCGGGGCCAACGCCATCCCGATCCAGCTGCCCATCGGCGCCGGCGACCTGTTTACCGGGTCCATCGACCTGGTCACCATGAAGGCCCGCAGCTACCACGAAGACAACATGGGCGCCACGTACGACGAGCACGACATTCCGAAGGACCTGGCCGAATATGCCGCGGAGCACCGCAGCAAGCTGATCGAGAGCCTCGCCGAAGTGGACGAGGAACTGATGGAAACCTACCTGGCCGGCGAGGAACCGACGGCTTCCGAATTGCAGGGCGCCATTCGCAGGGCCACGCTGTCGGTCAGCCTGATCCCCGTCCTGGTGGGTTCATCCTTCCGCAACAAGGGCGTCCAGGCGCTGCTCGACGCGATCGTCGACTACCTGCCGTCGCCCCAGGACGTGCCGCCCGTCACGGGCAAGAACACGTTGACCGGCGAACAGGAAACGCGGGAGAGCCTGCCCGACGCGCCCCTGTCCGGCGTAGCCTTCAAGATCATGACCGACCCCCATGTGGGCAAGCTGGCTTTCTACCGGATCTACTCCGGCACGCTGCCCGCCGGCTGTTACGTGCTGAATACAAGGACCAACCGGCGCGAGCGAATCAGCCGGATCCTGCAGATGCACGCCAACAAACGGGAACAGCTCAAGACGGCCGAAGCGGGCGATATCGTCGCGCTCGTGGGCGTGA includes the following:
- the fusA gene encoding elongation factor G, with product MSEATRKHASESNLEKTRNIGIMAHIDAGKTTTTERILYYTGRLRRMGEVHDGAATMDWMEQERERGITITSAATTSFWRDHRINIIDTPGHVDFTVEVERSLRVLDGSVAIFCAVGGVEPQSETVWRQADKYGVPRLAYVNKIDRVGADFHQVVSMIHERLGANAIPIQLPIGAGDLFTGSIDLVTMKARSYHEDNMGATYDEHDIPKDLAEYAAEHRSKLIESLAEVDEELMETYLAGEEPTASELQGAIRRATLSVSLIPVLVGSSFRNKGVQALLDAIVDYLPSPQDVPPVTGKNTLTGEQETRESLPDAPLSGVAFKIMTDPHVGKLAFYRIYSGTLPAGCYVLNTRTNRRERISRILQMHANKREQLKTAEAGDIVALVGVKDVATGDTLCDPEWPIALEAMEFPKPVMSVAVEPKTRADEEKLSQSLQKLSEEDPTFRVHTDEETSQLIISGMGELHLEILVDRMLREFRVEANVGRPQVAYRETIGTAVKSEGRFVRQSGGRGQFGHVWLDMEPVKDGDGVEFVNGIVGGVIPREFISSVEAGVREAAHNGVLAGYTVQGVKVTLYDGSYHEVDSSEVAFKVAASMAFQDGMRKAEPELLEPVMDVEVAVPSEYVGTVVGDLNARRGRIGGIIPRTDAQVVAATVPLSEMFGYTTALRSATQGRAVSTMQFSHYSEVPESIKQEILEKIRGGA